The Chthoniobacterales bacterium genomic interval GGCGCGTTCCGAGCAGATCACTGTAGAACGCCCGCAAACTCGGCGCCAGCACGGCCGCGCCCTTGACGTGCTTCTCGAGCGAGAATCTGTCCTTCGCACTGCACCTGATCGTCGCCGTGCCGGCTACGGCCAGCTCCAGCACGGCCCCCGCGAAGCTCTTGTTGTCGAAGGTCCCCATGCCCGCGAGATAGCGCACGGCGGCGGCGGTGAAGCCCTTCGGAGGATGATAGAGCGGAATGATGACGCCGCGCTGCGGATCCCGGCCGATCAGAAACCAGGCGATGACGTAGTAGATGAAGACGAGGCCCATCCCGCCAAGCCCGAGCACGACGCCGGGATTGTCGTGCGCGATTTCGAGGATGCCCTCGGGGTTCGCGTTCGCGTCGACGATGCCCTTCTGCCACGTCACCGAGAGGGTAAAGCCCTCCCTGGCGGCCAGCGGCTGCGTCGTCTCGACCACCGCGTTCCAGCCCGATTCCGAGACCGTCCGCCATGCCTTGCCCTGGGCGCCGGTAGCGCCGGTGTAGCCATGGATTTCCTTCACGCGCGCGCCGGCCGGGAGCTGCACCCGTGCCACGGCGTGATCGATCGGAAACGCCCAGCCATTGCCGGTGACGTTCCAGTAGAGTTCGTCGAAGTCCGCCCGCTGCACGAGCTGGTGATTCGTGCGGTAGGCGAGCGTGTAAACGTGCGGGCCGGGCGTGACCATCACGTCCGCCGACCCGATGTAAACGCGCACGCCGTTGCCGCGCTTCTCGGAATGCCACGGCTCCTCGCGTCCGTTCCGGCGCACGGAGAGCACGTCGAACGCGACGCTGCGCTTCAGCCCCAGCGAGCTGCGGTAAAGCGTGGGGAAGTCGCGGTAGATGCCGCGCTTGATCTGGTCTCCCGCGGCGATGACCGTGATGGTCTCCGTGACGACGAGATCGCCCGAGACTTTCACCTCGATGGAGCTCGCGAAGTCGGTGATCCGCTCCTCCTGCGCCTGCAGGGAGCTCGAAATGGCGAGAACGAGGACGCAGAGAGCGGAAAGAAATTTCACAGATTGACGGTGGGCGCGGCGCGTTCGCTGGCGGTTTCGATTTCGAAGAATTCGTCCGGATGGAATCCAAAAGTCCGGGCCACGATCACGCCCGGAAACGACTCCGCCGCGTTTCGAAAATCCCGCACGGCGCCGTTGAAGTAGCGTCGCGCGTATTGGAGGTCGTCCTCGATCGTGACGAGTTGCGCGCTGAGCTGGCGAAAATTTGCGTCGGCCTTCAGTTCGGGATATTGCTCCGCGACGGCGAAGAGGCCGCGCAGTTCGGCGGTGAGCCGATTCTCCTTTTCGGCGACGGTGGATGGCGAGGCGCCGGTCGCGCGCGTGGCGGCGATTGCCTCGAAGGCGCCGCGTTCATGCGTCTGATAACCGCGCACGCACTCGACGAGCGGGGGGACGAGGTCGTGTCGCTTGCGGAGCTGGACGTCGATGCCGCTCCAAGCCTCGCGCTGGGTATTCCGCAGGCTGATGAAGCGGTTGTAGGTGAGGATGAGCCAGAGCGCGACCAGGAGGACGAGTCCGCCGAGGATTGCGGGAATCATTTACAGGTCGCGGGGAATGATGGCCTCGAAGACGGTTGCGCCGCCCTTGCCGACGCCGGCGCGCGGCTCGAGATCGAGTTCCCGGTAGGCCTTTTCGAGCGCCTCGGGATCGTTGCGCAACTCCGGGAAGATGTGCACGAGCCGTTGTTTCACGTAGTGCCTGGCCGCGCGGCGATCGATCGGATGCAGTGGCGGTTCGCCCGCCAGCTTGCGCCGAAAAAACTCGATGAGGCCTGCGCCCATGTCGGCGACCCTCGTTGGAAACGCACCGCGAGGAAAGTCCGAATTTACTCCGCGGGTTTCATCGGCGGCAGGCCAGCTTCATCGTCCGCGGCAGCCGGAGAAGCCGCTGGAGCGGCGGGAGTGGCCGCCGGAGTCGGGCTGGGGGCTGCGTTCGGATCGAAGTTGAAGGTCCAGCTTGCGACCGCTTTCTTGCCGCCGGCGCGACCGCTCACGATCACGGTGACCTGGGGTTCGCGGAGGCGGGAATGCATCTGGTAGGTGAGGAGCTGCGTGGCGGGATCGTAATCCGCCGGCACGAGGCCAAATCCGCTGATGCGCATCTCGACGGACTTCGGATCGACGGCGCCGAAGGTCTGCAGGTTCACTTTGATGAGCGGCCGGGGATCGGAAATCGTCGCGCCCTGCATCGGCTCGGTGAGCATCGCCGCGGCGGCGGGATTTCCCATGGCGGCGACCGTGGTGCCGCTGGAGCCGCCGAATTTCAGGGCGTTTGTGAACGTGGATGGAATCGTGCTCTGGACGATGTAACGGCCAATATTTTCCGGCGCGGAACTGTGGAGCGCTTTCTGGCCGTTTACCGTGAAGGCGGCTTCGTAGCCGGCCTCCCGGGCGACTTCCATGACCTTCTCGTTGTGGATGCCGTAAGGGTAGGCGAGCGTCCTGACGCTGATGCCGAGCCGCTGCTCGAGCTCTTCCTTGGAGCCCTTGAGCTCGTTGAGCAGCCACGCGTCGTAGGGCTGGCCGGCGAGGTTTTTGGCCTTCGGCTTGATGAGGTTGTCGTGCGAGACGGTGTGGCTGGCGATATCCACACCGGCGTCGCGCATTTCCTCGAGCTGCTCCCACTTGATGGAGCGGCCGCCGGCGCCGATGTATCGGATGTAGACGTAGTAGGTGAACGGATAGCCGAACTCTTTCAGGATCGGCCACGCGAGGGTGTAGGTGTCGTTGTAGCCGTCGTCGATGGTGATGACGATCGCCTTGGGCGGGATGGATTTTTCCCCGCGCCGCCACGCGAGAAAGTCCGCCATCGGGATCACGGGAATGCCGGAATCCCGCACGGCCTCCATCTGCTGGCGGAAGGCCTCCGGCGTGATGGCGAGCGGATCGCGCGGCTTCGCCTCGAAGCGGTGGTAACCGAGCACGGAAACCTGCGCCGAGGTGTCGATGGGCGGCGGGGTCGGGGTCGGCGTGGGAGTGGGCGGCGGAGTTGGTGTGGGGGTCGGGGTCGGCGTGGCCGTGGGAGCAGGCGTCGGCGTCGCGGCCTTGAGCGGCTTCGGCAGTTTATCGCAGCCGGCAAGGACGAGCGTGGCGACGACCATGCTGGTCGGCAGAAGAAATTTCAGGAGCATGAGATTATGCGAAGATTGGGTCGGTGCCTTCGTTGAGGATTTCGAGATATGCGGAATATCCATAAAGTCGGCGGTAGGCGCCACCCGTGAGTTCGCGAATAATGCCGAGAGACTCGAGTTTGCGGAGAGCGCTGGTTGCCGTGGGAATGGAAGCCTGGATGGCCCCGGCGGCTTGGGCAGCGGACGTGATGGGCCGGCGCTGAAGATGCTCGTGCAGGCGGAGGACCGATGCGCCGGAGCCGCCCTCAGTGTAAAGCCGTTGGCGATCCCGCTGGAAAAGCGCGAGCAGCTCGCTGGCGGTGGCGGCTGCCTGTTCCGCGGTTTCGCGAACACCGGTCAGGAAGAATTCCAGCCATGCCTCCCAATCGCCGTTCAGACGCACCTCCTGCAGCAGCTCGTAATAACGGGCTCGATGCTGTTTGAGGTAGAGCGAGAGATAGAGCAGCGGCTGCCGGAGGGCGCCTTCAGAGCAGAGCAGGAAGGTGATGAGGAGTCGGCCAAGTCGGCCATTGCCGTCAAGAAAGGGGTGGATGGTCTCGAACTGGACGTGGGCGAGGGCGGCCTTCACCAAGGTGCGGGTGGGCACGGGGTCGTCGTGGAGAAATTTTTCCCAGGCGCCAAGCGTTTCGAGCACGAGGTCCGGCGGTGTGGGAACGAAGCGGGCGTTTCCGGGGCGCGTGCCGCCGATCCAGTTTTGGCTGCGCTTGAACTCACCGGGTTCCTTGTTGCTGCCCCGGCCATGCGCGAGGAGTTCGGCATGGATCTCCCGAAGCAGGCGGAGGGAAATGGGCATTCCCTCGCGGAGCAGGTGGAGGCCCTTTTCTAAGGCGGCTACGTAGCGGGAAACCTCGGCGGCGTCCTCGGTCAATGCCCCGGGAGCGCCGTCCATTTCGTAGAGAAGCAGGTCGGAGAGCGAGGATTGGGTGCCCTCGATCATCGAGGAGAGAACGGCTTCCTTGCGGATGTAGGAGTAAAGAAAGATGTCCGGGTCGGGCAGGACAATCGAAATGCCGTCCAGCCGGCCAATGGCGACGGCTGCACGGTCCAGTAAGGCGCCGAGCGCTCCATCCAAATCCACGGGTGGAGCGGGAGGCAGCGGGTGCGGAACGAAAGCCCGCACCTGCTCGCCGAACGCGGCGGTCACTTCATACCGGCCGCTTAATCCCCGCTTCATTTAAAGAACTCTTTCCATCTCTCGTGGAGATTTAAAGAAAAAAGCCGTTTTGTTTAAATGTTCGCGAGGGATTTCAAGAAGCCTTGGAATGTTTCGAGGCCGCCCGAGATGAATTATCGTAACGATAAAGCCTACGGCTCGAGGCCGACGGCGCGGAACTTCTCGTCGATGTGCTTGAAGTGATGGTCGAGCGCGCAGGCCTCGGCGACGTCTTCCTTACTGAGCTGGGCGGCCACTTCGGGCTCCTCGGCCAGAGTCTGCGCGAGCGGAATTTTTTCGGCCCAGGTGCGCATGGCGGCGCGCTGGACGGCTTCGTAGGCGACCTTGCGCTCGAGGCCCTTCTCGGTGAGCTGAAGCAGCGCGCCCTGACTGGCGTAGAGGCCGCCGGTGAGCTCCATGTTGCGGCGCATGTTCTCGGGATAGACGAGCAGGCGGTCGACGAGCTTCGTGAGCAGGACGAGCATGTAATCGAGCAACGTGCAGGAGTCCGGCAGGATGATGCGCTCGACGGAGCTGTGGCTGATGTCGCGTTCGTGCCAGAGGGCGACGTTTTCGAGCGCGGCGCCGGCGTTGTTGCGAATGACGCGAGCGAGGCCGGTGAGCTTCTCGCCGGTGATTGGGTTGCGCTTGTGCGGCATGGCGGAGCTACCCTTTTGGCCGGCGGAGAAATATTCTTCGACCTCGAGGACCTCGGTGCGCTGGAGGTGTCGGAACTCGGTGGCCCAGCGGTCAATCGACGATGCGATGAGCGCGAGCGTGGTCATGAACTCCGCGTGGCGGTCGCGTTGGACGACCTGCGTGGAAATCGGCGCGGGCTTGAGGTGAAGGCGCTCCATCACGTAGGCCTCGACGCGGGGATCGAGGTGGGCATTGGTGCCCACGGCGCCGCTGAGCTTGCCGACGCGCACGCGTTCGCGGGTCTGCTCGAGGCGCTCGATGGCGCGGCCAAACTCGTCATACATGAGGGCGAGCTTGAGGCCGAAGGTGATCGGCTCGGCGTGGATGCCGTGGCTGCGCCCGATCATGGGCGTGAGTTTGTGCTCCTCGGCGCGGCGGGCAATGGCGGCGCGCAGGGCGTGGAGGTCGGCCAGCAGGCGCACGCAGGATTCGTTCATCTGCACGGCGAGCGTGGTATCGAGCAGGTCGGAGGAGGTGAGGCCCTGGTGCACCCAGCGGGCCTCGGGCCCGATCTTCGAGGCAACGTTCTCGAGGAAGGCGATGACGTCGTGGTTCGTGCGCTTCTCGATCTCGAGGACTTCGTTGATATCGAAGGCGCCCTTGGCGCGGATGACTTCGGCGTCGGCCTTGGGAATCTGGCCCAGCTCGGCCATGCCCTCGCAGGCGAGGGTTTCGATTTCGAGCCAGATTTCGAGTTTGCGCTGGTCACTCCACAGCGCGCTCATTTCGGGAAGACTGTAACGTGCGATCACCGGGTAGTTCTAGCCAACCGCTCGCCGAAACGCAAAGAGCGGCGTCCGAAATAAATCGGCGCCGCTCTTTGGATAAGGTGGTGGGAAAGGGGATTTAGAAGCCGGGGGCAAGCTTGAGTTGCTTGCGCTGGCCATGGTCGCAGACGGCGACTCGGCCGCTGGCAATCAGGTCGGCAACGGCGGCGACGGTTTCCTTGCTGTCTTTGGCGCAGGAGCTGACGACGGCGACGAGCTGGCCGAGGGAAAGGTGGCGACTGTTGATCTTGCGGTAAGGATTTTTCATCTTCGTGAACCTCTATTCTTGGTTACGCAAATGAGACGTCCCGTGGATCAATCTCGTTCAAAAATACCCGTTGGGTTTTTCCCCTAGGCGGAGGTGGGTGATTCCACCGACGAGCCGGATGGCGGCACGACGAGGCCGCCGGAAACGATGAGCTTGGTCGCCTCTTCGAATGTCAGAGAGCACTCGATGATGCGCTCCGCCGGCACGGCTACGACAAAGCCGGCGAGGGGATTCGGCGCCATGGGCAGGAAGACGAGCGTGTATTGGCGCTGGAGACGCGGTTCGAGGTATTCGCCGGTGACGAAGCCGACCAGGAGCGAGCCTTCGCTGGGATATTCGAGATAGACGACGCGTTTCGTGCGGGCGCCGGAGCCCATTACGCGGAACGAATCGAGCAACTGCTTCACCGCACCGTAGAGCGGGGCGATGAGTGGCAGACGCATGAGCACGGCCTCGGTGCGGCTGATGATGCGCTGGCCCATCATATGCGCGGCCATGAAGCCTACTGCCAGGAGGAGGAGCAGGGTCGTGAGGAAATTCAGGAAGGTCTGGTCCTTCACGCCGAGGGTTTCCCAGATCGGTGCGCTGATTTTCCCGATGAATCCGTAGCCGAGCCACAGCACCCACAGCGTGACGATGAGCGGAACCGCAATGACGATTCCTGTGAGCAGGCGGCTCCATAGCAGTCGGAAAATGTTCCCGGCCATCGTGGTGGCCGTGAGCGGCGCGTGAGCCTCGGGATCGATTTTCATGGGAAACGAGAAGGGAGCAGAATCGCTCCGGGCCGGCAATCGGGAAGTCGGCGCGCGCGTCCGCAACTCGATCTACCTTTTTGAAGACGGATCGGCTATTTCCTGCGGGATGTCCGTTTACTCGCGCACTTTGCGCTATTTCCGGCCCTTCGTCGGGCCGACGATCTGGGCCACGCTCGCGATGTTCCTCGCCATTGGGCTGAACCTTCTCTCCCCCTGGCCCCTGAAATACATCATCGACGGGGTGCTTTTGAAGGACAGCACTCCGGCGCGCGCGCAGATCACCGCGTGGTTCGGCTCGGCGCCGCCCGCGCAGATCATCTTCTGGCTCTGCCTTTCGGTGGTGGTCATCAAGCTGCTCTGGGGCCTGCTGAACCTCGCATCGAACTACCTCTTCATCCGCGTCGGGCTGCAGGCGATGCTGAAGTTGCGCACGGACATCTACGCCTGCATGCAGGCGCTGCCGTTGCGGTTCCACGACGCCCGCCGGAGCGCGGACTCCTCGTATCGCGTCGCCTACGATTCGCAGTCGATCCAGACGATCTACAACAAGGGTTTTGCCACCATCCTGCAGGCGCTCGTCACGCTGCTCGGCGTGATGGCTATCATGCTCGCGAAAAACTGGCAGCTCACGCTCGCGTCCATGGCGGTGATGCCGTTCGTCTATCTGGCGATTCGGCACTACGCGGACCGCATTCGCCGGCAGTCCACCGCCATCCACGAGAGCGAGAGCGACGTGCTCGCGGTGGCGCAGGAGGGGCTGAGTTCCATCAAGGTCGTGCACGCCTTCGGCCGGGAGAAATTCGAGGTGCGCCAGTTCCTGAATCGCGCCGGCCGCAGCCTGGAGGCGAACCTGCGTTTCAACATCACGTCGGTCGTGAGCGCTCTGGTGATTGGCACGCTCATGGCCGTGGGCACGGCGGTGATGTATTACATCGCCTCAAGAGAGGTGCTGACCGGCCGGCTCGCGGTGGGCGACCTGTGGCTGTTTTCCGCCTACCTGCTGATGCTCTACCAGCCGATCGAGCAGCTCTGTTACACCGCGTG includes:
- a CDS encoding DUF2207 domain-containing protein; the protein is MKFLSALCVLVLAISSSLQAQEERITDFASSIEVKVSGDLVVTETITVIAAGDQIKRGIYRDFPTLYRSSLGLKRSVAFDVLSVRRNGREEPWHSEKRGNGVRVYIGSADVMVTPGPHVYTLAYRTNHQLVQRADFDELYWNVTGNGWAFPIDHAVARVQLPAGARVKEIHGYTGATGAQGKAWRTVSESGWNAVVETTQPLAAREGFTLSVTWQKGIVDANANPEGILEIAHDNPGVVLGLGGMGLVFIYYVIAWFLIGRDPQRGVIIPLYHPPKGFTAAAVRYLAGMGTFDNKSFAGAVLELAVAGTATIRCSAKDRFSLEKHVKGAAVLAPSLRAFYSDLLGTRQTLELVQSQHKVFQKARNTLLTGLKAEIEKRFFVRNSGWWLGGLVLSLVPAGVALIDSPEGGGTLFMLVWLSIWSLGVMALLITAGTAWKTGKFLTALPMTLFALPFIGAWFFGAWQLYRLTSPWVLAAFVLAFVLNTVFHHLLKAPTIEGRRVMDQIEGFRRYLSIGERDRLNLENPPERTPEHYEAFLPFALALDVEQKWSEQFSDVLANTEYHPEWYRDRADRLFTPAVFASTMGSALASAIASSSTSPGSSSGSGGGGSSGGGGGGGGGGGW
- a CDS encoding LemA family protein, with protein sequence MIPAILGGLVLLVALWLILTYNRFISLRNTQREAWSGIDVQLRKRHDLVPPLVECVRGYQTHERGAFEAIAATRATGASPSTVAEKENRLTAELRGLFAVAEQYPELKADANFRQLSAQLVTIEDDLQYARRYFNGAVRDFRNAAESFPGVIVARTFGFHPDEFFEIETASERAAPTVNL
- a CDS encoding polysaccharide deacetylase family protein — protein: MLLKFLLPTSMVVATLVLAGCDKLPKPLKAATPTPAPTATPTPTPTPTPPPTPTPTPTPPPIDTSAQVSVLGYHRFEAKPRDPLAITPEAFRQQMEAVRDSGIPVIPMADFLAWRRGEKSIPPKAIVITIDDGYNDTYTLAWPILKEFGYPFTYYVYIRYIGAGGRSIKWEQLEEMRDAGVDIASHTVSHDNLIKPKAKNLAGQPYDAWLLNELKGSKEELEQRLGISVRTLAYPYGIHNEKVMEVAREAGYEAAFTVNGQKALHSSAPENIGRYIVQSTIPSTFTNALKFGGSSGTTVAAMGNPAAAAMLTEPMQGATISDPRPLIKVNLQTFGAVDPKSVEMRISGFGLVPADYDPATQLLTYQMHSRLREPQVTVIVSGRAGGKKAVASWTFNFDPNAAPSPTPAATPAAPAASPAAADDEAGLPPMKPAE
- a CDS encoding Fic family protein produces the protein MKRGLSGRYEVTAAFGEQVRAFVPHPLPPAPPVDLDGALGALLDRAAVAIGRLDGISIVLPDPDIFLYSYIRKEAVLSSMIEGTQSSLSDLLLYEMDGAPGALTEDAAEVSRYVAALEKGLHLLREGMPISLRLLREIHAELLAHGRGSNKEPGEFKRSQNWIGGTRPGNARFVPTPPDLVLETLGAWEKFLHDDPVPTRTLVKAALAHVQFETIHPFLDGNGRLGRLLITFLLCSEGALRQPLLYLSLYLKQHRARYYELLQEVRLNGDWEAWLEFFLTGVRETAEQAAATASELLALFQRDRQRLYTEGGSGASVLRLHEHLQRRPITSAAQAAGAIQASIPTATSALRKLESLGIIRELTGGAYRRLYGYSAYLEILNEGTDPIFA
- the purB gene encoding adenylosuccinate lyase, whose product is MIARYSLPEMSALWSDQRKLEIWLEIETLACEGMAELGQIPKADAEVIRAKGAFDINEVLEIEKRTNHDVIAFLENVASKIGPEARWVHQGLTSSDLLDTTLAVQMNESCVRLLADLHALRAAIARRAEEHKLTPMIGRSHGIHAEPITFGLKLALMYDEFGRAIERLEQTRERVRVGKLSGAVGTNAHLDPRVEAYVMERLHLKPAPISTQVVQRDRHAEFMTTLALIASSIDRWATEFRHLQRTEVLEVEEYFSAGQKGSSAMPHKRNPITGEKLTGLARVIRNNAGAALENVALWHERDISHSSVERIILPDSCTLLDYMLVLLTKLVDRLLVYPENMRRNMELTGGLYASQGALLQLTEKGLERKVAYEAVQRAAMRTWAEKIPLAQTLAEEPEVAAQLSKEDVAEACALDHHFKHIDEKFRAVGLEP
- a CDS encoding DUF502 domain-containing protein, translating into MKIDPEAHAPLTATTMAGNIFRLLWSRLLTGIVIAVPLIVTLWVLWLGYGFIGKISAPIWETLGVKDQTFLNFLTTLLLLLAVGFMAAHMMGQRIISRTEAVLMRLPLIAPLYGAVKQLLDSFRVMGSGARTKRVVYLEYPSEGSLLVGFVTGEYLEPRLQRQYTLVFLPMAPNPLAGFVVAVPAERIIECSLTFEEATKLIVSGGLVVPPSGSSVESPTSA
- a CDS encoding ABC transporter ATP-binding protein, which produces MSVYSRTLRYFRPFVGPTIWATLAMFLAIGLNLLSPWPLKYIIDGVLLKDSTPARAQITAWFGSAPPAQIIFWLCLSVVVIKLLWGLLNLASNYLFIRVGLQAMLKLRTDIYACMQALPLRFHDARRSADSSYRVAYDSQSIQTIYNKGFATILQALVTLLGVMAIMLAKNWQLTLASMAVMPFVYLAIRHYADRIRRQSTAIHESESDVLAVAQEGLSSIKVVHAFGREKFEVRQFLNRAGRSLEANLRFNITSVVSALVIGTLMAVGTAVMYYIASREVLTGRLAVGDLWLFSAYLLMLYQPIEQLCYTAWSLEGAAAGMIRCFEVLDREPETRDEPGAQPLPAVKGAIEYRGIAFGYTPERPILKNINLTILPGETVAFVGGTGAGKSTLLSLLLRFYDPSAGQVFVDDCDIHHVTKRSLRAQIGMVLQDTLLFSTTVRENIAYGRPGATEAEITEAAKKAQAHDFIMQMPDGYDSLVGERGGHLSVGQRQRIGIARAFLKDAPILVLDEPTSALDPTTEAAIMAIIEDLMRGRTTLIVTHRIATVHQLGKVAVLKNGEIAEFGPGPELLRAGGVYAELYRAGQYDNA